In Mastomys coucha isolate ucsf_1 unplaced genomic scaffold, UCSF_Mcou_1 pScaffold20, whole genome shotgun sequence, one DNA window encodes the following:
- the Parp11 gene encoding protein mono-ADP-ribosyltransferase PARP11 isoform X5 — translation MPFVKVYEMKQMNLVTGKQRLIKRAPFSISAFSYICENEAIPMPTHWENVNPDVPYQLVSLQNQTHEYNEVASLFGKTMDRNRIKRIQRIQNLDLWEFFCRKKAQLKKKRGVPQINEQMLFHGTSSEFVEAICIHNFDWRINGVHGAVFGKGTYFARDAAYSSRFCKDDIKHGNTFQIHGVSLQQRHLFRTYKSMFLARVLIGDYINGDSKYMRPPSKDGSYVNLYDSCVDDTWNPKIFVVFDANQIYPEYLIDFH, via the exons ATGCCATTTGTTAAAGTGTATG AAATGAAGCAGATGAATCTCGTCACTGGAAAACAGCGCCTAATAAAAAGGGCTCCTTTCTCCATCAGTGCCTTCAG TTACATCTGTGAAAATGAGGCCATCCCCATGCCAACACACTGGGAGAACGTGAACCCTGATGTTCCCTACCAG CTGGTTTCCCTGCAGAACCAAACGCACGAGTATAATGAAGTGGCCAGTCTTTTTGGGAAAACTATGGATCGGAACCGAATTAAAAGAATTCAAAGGATCCAAAATTTAGACTTATGGGAGTTCTTTTGCAG GAAAAAGGCTCAGCTCAAGAAAAAGAGAGGTGTCCCTCAGATCAATGAGCAAATGCTGTTTCATGGCACCAGCAGTGAATTTGTGGAAGCAATTTGCATTCACAACTTTGACTGGAGAATCAATGGTGTGCACGGTGCTGTCTTTGGAAAAG GAACCTATTTCGCTAGAGATGCTGCGTACTCCAGTCGTTTCTGCAAAGATGACATCAAGCACGGGAACACATTCCAGATTCACGGGGTCAGCTTGCAGCAGCGACATCTGTTCAGAACCTATAAATCCATGTTTCTTGCTCGAGTGCTAATTGGTGATTACATAAACGGAGACTCGAAATACATGAGACCTCCTTCCAAAGACGGGAGCTATGTGAATTTGTATGACAGCTGTGTGGATGACACCTGGAACCCAAAGATCTTTGTGGTTTTTGATGCCAACCAGATCTACCCTGAGTACCTGATAGACTTCCACTGA
- the Parp11 gene encoding protein mono-ADP-ribosyltransferase PARP11 isoform X4, which yields MWKVAHVSEMKQMNLVTGKQRLIKRAPFSISAFSYICENEAIPMPTHWENVNPDVPYQLVSLQNQTHEYNEVASLFGKTMDRNRIKRIQRIQNLDLWEFFCRKKAQLKKKRGVPQINEQMLFHGTSSEFVEAICIHNFDWRINGVHGAVFGKGTYFARDAAYSSRFCKDDIKHGNTFQIHGVSLQQRHLFRTYKSMFLARVLIGDYINGDSKYMRPPSKDGSYVNLYDSCVDDTWNPKIFVVFDANQIYPEYLIDFH from the exons AAATGAAGCAGATGAATCTCGTCACTGGAAAACAGCGCCTAATAAAAAGGGCTCCTTTCTCCATCAGTGCCTTCAG TTACATCTGTGAAAATGAGGCCATCCCCATGCCAACACACTGGGAGAACGTGAACCCTGATGTTCCCTACCAG CTGGTTTCCCTGCAGAACCAAACGCACGAGTATAATGAAGTGGCCAGTCTTTTTGGGAAAACTATGGATCGGAACCGAATTAAAAGAATTCAAAGGATCCAAAATTTAGACTTATGGGAGTTCTTTTGCAG GAAAAAGGCTCAGCTCAAGAAAAAGAGAGGTGTCCCTCAGATCAATGAGCAAATGCTGTTTCATGGCACCAGCAGTGAATTTGTGGAAGCAATTTGCATTCACAACTTTGACTGGAGAATCAATGGTGTGCACGGTGCTGTCTTTGGAAAAG GAACCTATTTCGCTAGAGATGCTGCGTACTCCAGTCGTTTCTGCAAAGATGACATCAAGCACGGGAACACATTCCAGATTCACGGGGTCAGCTTGCAGCAGCGACATCTGTTCAGAACCTATAAATCCATGTTTCTTGCTCGAGTGCTAATTGGTGATTACATAAACGGAGACTCGAAATACATGAGACCTCCTTCCAAAGACGGGAGCTATGTGAATTTGTATGACAGCTGTGTGGATGACACCTGGAACCCAAAGATCTTTGTGGTTTTTGATGCCAACCAGATCTACCCTGAGTACCTGATAGACTTCCACTGA